From the genome of Vicia villosa cultivar HV-30 ecotype Madison, WI linkage group LG2, Vvil1.0, whole genome shotgun sequence, one region includes:
- the LOC131647628 gene encoding S-adenosyl-L-methionine:benzoic acid/salicylic acid carboxyl methyltransferase 3-like, giving the protein MDLAQILHMNGDVEEASYANNSLIQREAISLATSSRVKAITNLYCSLSPRSLAIADFGCSSGPNTLLVTSEVIKVVEKLCQELNHQSPEYKVFLNDLSGNDFNSIFKSLDTFKEKLRDEIETEIGPCYFFGVPGSFYGRIFPNQSLHLVHSSYSLHWLSKVPTGVDNNKGNIYLSNTTPSNVFKAYYEQFHIDFSLFLKCRAQELVEGGCMILILISEGSSYGWELLSKAIDDMVVQGIIEEEKLNTFNLPNYFPSSSEVKLEVETEGSFSINQMEVSEVNWHVPEPDMVESVVKTTKAILEPLLISHFGEGVTKEIFEHFRKILTSGISKERAKMINLTITLTKN; this is encoded by the exons ATGGATTTAGCACAAATACTACACATGAATGGAGACGTAGAAGAAGCAAGCTATGCAAACAATTCTTTAATTCAGAGAGAGGCAATTTCTTTGGCAACATCTTCAAGAGTTAAAGCTATAACAAATCTATATTGCAGTTTGAGCCCTAGAAGTTTAGCAATTGCGGATTTTGGTTGCTCTTCAGGACCAAACACTTTATTGGTGACCTCAGAAGTTATTAAGGTTGTTGAAAAACTTTGTCAAGAGTTGAATCATCAATCTCCAGAATATAAGGTTTTTTTAAACGATTTATCGGGAAATGACTTCAACAGCATATTCAAATCTCTTGACACATTCAAAGAAAAACTACGCGATGAAATAGAAACTGAAATAGGTCCTTGCTACTTCTTTGGTGTTCCGGGTTCCTTTTATGGAAGAATTTTTCCTAACCAGAGTTTGCATTTGGTCCATTCTTCATATAGCCTTCATTGGCTATCTAAG GTTCCAACGGGTGTAGATAATAATAAGGGCAACATTTACCTATCGAACACAACCCCGTCAAATGTTTTCAAGGCTTATTACGAGCAATTTCATATAgatttctctctttttctcaaGTGTCGTGCGCAAGAATTAGTTGAAGGAGGTTGCATGATTCTAATACTTATAAGCGAAGGATCTTCTTACGGTTGGGAGCTTCTGTCTAAAGCTATTGATGATATGGTCGTGCAG GGAATCATTGAAGAAGAGAAACTCAATACTTTTAACCTTCCAAACTATTTTCCATCTTCATCTGAAGTGAAATTGGAAGTTGAAACTGAAGGATCATTTTCCATCAATCAAATGGAGGTTTCAGAAGTAAATTGGCATGTTCCTGAACCTGATATGGTTGAATCAGTAGTAAAAACCACGAAGGCTATACTTGAACCTTTGTTAATTAGTCATTTTGGAGAAGGTGTCACTAAAGAGATATTTGAGcattttagaaaaatattaacAAGTGGGATATCCAAAGAGAGAGCTAAGATGATAAATCTTACCATAACGTTGACTAAAAATTAA